Proteins encoded within one genomic window of Paraburkholderia aromaticivorans:
- a CDS encoding TrbG/VirB9 family P-type conjugative transfer protein encodes MRTVRSALTAVAIAVALSAVAHAVTAADPVLRGTEGNVQRLPYMPDQIYDLTVADRTLLAIDFPRDEHIKAIAQSTAPVFHVQQTGDTLQVTADRPGEKMGLNVTTTRGTYHLQIASIDDALQAAHIVHFVTPSAY; translated from the coding sequence ATGCGAACAGTCAGGAGTGCCTTGACGGCAGTAGCGATAGCAGTGGCGTTGTCGGCCGTGGCTCACGCAGTAACGGCTGCTGATCCGGTCCTGCGGGGAACGGAAGGCAATGTGCAGCGCCTGCCGTACATGCCGGACCAGATCTACGACCTGACAGTTGCTGACAGGACCTTGCTGGCGATTGACTTTCCGCGCGACGAACATATCAAGGCCATCGCGCAGAGCACGGCGCCGGTCTTTCATGTTCAGCAAACGGGCGATACGCTGCAGGTGACGGCCGACAGGCCGGGCGAGAAGATGGGGCTGAATGTCACGACGACGCGCGGCACCTACCACCTGCAGATAGCGTCGATTGACGATGCATTGCAGGCCGCGCATATCGTGCATTTCGTGACGCCCTCGGCGTACTAA
- a CDS encoding lytic transglycosylase domain-containing protein: MSRIKLPFAPLVLSLMLLSAQASQADMQVAPPPVASTFVSLAQECAPDVHHALLGRVATVESSGNPFAIGVVGGHLARQPKNLPEALATVKALHAGGWNYSMGLVQVNVHNLARYGQTVESILEPCTNLRTGAAILKACYARAKPQFAQADDAVRAALSCYYSGDLTRGAAYAQKVAAAVPASGVQGAQPIEVVPDVRPAGGPARRAAARPERAAKSATKDDWFTTYGDDDEDGQVNGQSSDSRKAVKASGAVDDQ, translated from the coding sequence ATGTCCCGCATTAAATTGCCCTTCGCGCCTCTGGTGCTGAGTCTGATGCTGCTTTCCGCTCAAGCGTCACAAGCGGATATGCAGGTCGCGCCCCCACCGGTTGCATCCACCTTTGTCTCGCTGGCTCAGGAGTGCGCCCCTGATGTTCATCACGCGCTGTTGGGGCGCGTGGCGACAGTCGAGAGCAGCGGAAATCCGTTCGCGATCGGCGTCGTCGGCGGCCATCTTGCGCGACAGCCAAAGAACCTTCCGGAAGCGCTGGCCACCGTCAAGGCGCTCCACGCCGGCGGCTGGAATTACAGCATGGGTTTGGTGCAGGTCAACGTACACAATCTCGCGCGCTACGGACAGACCGTAGAGAGCATTTTGGAGCCTTGCACGAACCTCAGGACCGGTGCTGCGATTCTTAAAGCGTGCTACGCCCGTGCGAAGCCGCAATTTGCGCAGGCTGATGACGCGGTACGTGCGGCGCTCTCCTGTTATTACAGCGGCGATCTGACGCGGGGCGCCGCCTATGCACAAAAGGTGGCGGCTGCCGTCCCGGCGTCCGGTGTGCAGGGGGCGCAGCCGATCGAGGTTGTTCCGGACGTTCGCCCTGCAGGTGGACCCGCACGACGCGCGGCGGCACGGCCGGAGCGCGCTGCAAAGTCTGCGACCAAAGACGACTGGTTCACGACCTATGGGGACGACGACGAAGACGGTCAGGTCAATGGGCAGAGCAGCGATTCGCGCAAGGCAGTAAAGGCGTCGGGAGCCGTCGATGACCAGTGA
- a CDS encoding TrbI/VirB10 family protein: protein MCEPVATGYGDTGAALTLGRRKLNTPDNPNDLPHDGGQPGGEPGNVGDSLNERRRAADALRQTSLAADPGRGRRQTFFTVAGAILFLLCAGGFYAMKHDAPAPSGSSDKPKIDEDTAKAAPLDAGRQKLPASMAAAASAPAASSGVDPDEARRAAERQRQAAAEAEQARRKAEAMHEARMKSGIFGSDTGGDGPDDAGAASADAQQGEAGLGRRSGGDGPNDPNSAFARSVASADDSTSKAQKIDNLQCKMEPGAILEGHLVPRIISDLPGSITIMLDRDAYGEQGRIPLLPWGTRITGKPNSSVRKGQERTFIASAVALRPDGVKIHVDSPVADQLGSAGIDAEVDNHVGQILGMSAALSLLGAGSSTYGVSSSDQNNSMAMYRAGVQQSMAQSSQQLLGGYVNIPPTLKNDQGTRVRVQVEHELDFSDYCKSGDGEE, encoded by the coding sequence GTGTGTGAGCCGGTCGCAACAGGGTACGGCGACACAGGCGCAGCGCTCACCCTGGGGAGGCGGAAATTGAATACGCCTGATAACCCGAATGATCTGCCTCATGACGGCGGGCAGCCAGGGGGCGAGCCGGGCAACGTAGGCGACAGCCTGAACGAGCGTCGGCGCGCGGCTGATGCGCTGCGGCAGACGTCGCTCGCAGCCGATCCGGGGCGCGGCCGGCGTCAGACCTTTTTTACGGTCGCCGGCGCGATTCTGTTCCTGCTGTGTGCCGGTGGATTCTACGCGATGAAGCATGATGCGCCGGCGCCATCGGGCAGTTCCGACAAGCCGAAGATCGACGAAGACACGGCGAAGGCGGCGCCGCTGGATGCTGGCCGGCAGAAACTTCCGGCGTCGATGGCGGCAGCTGCGTCGGCACCAGCTGCAAGCTCGGGCGTCGATCCGGACGAAGCGCGACGGGCTGCTGAGCGTCAACGTCAGGCGGCCGCAGAAGCTGAGCAGGCACGCAGAAAAGCCGAGGCAATGCACGAGGCGCGGATGAAATCAGGCATCTTTGGTTCTGACACGGGAGGGGATGGCCCAGACGATGCAGGTGCCGCTTCCGCTGATGCGCAGCAGGGTGAGGCAGGCTTGGGCCGCCGTTCTGGCGGCGACGGTCCGAATGATCCGAATTCGGCCTTTGCGCGTAGCGTTGCGAGCGCCGACGACTCCACATCCAAGGCGCAAAAGATCGACAACCTGCAATGCAAGATGGAGCCGGGGGCAATCCTCGAGGGCCACCTGGTGCCGCGCATTATCTCGGACCTGCCTGGTTCCATCACGATCATGCTGGATCGGGACGCTTATGGGGAGCAGGGCCGGATTCCGCTGCTGCCGTGGGGCACGCGTATTACAGGCAAACCGAATTCGTCTGTGCGCAAGGGGCAGGAACGAACCTTCATTGCAAGCGCCGTCGCCTTGCGTCCGGATGGCGTCAAGATCCATGTCGACTCACCGGTTGCCGATCAGCTCGGATCGGCGGGCATCGACGCCGAAGTTGATAACCACGTTGGCCAGATCCTCGGCATGAGCGCGGCGCTGTCGCTGCTCGGCGCGGGTTCATCGACCTACGGCGTGTCGTCGTCAGACCAGAACAACTCGATGGCGATGTACCGCGCGGGCGTGCAGCAGTCGATGGCGCAGTCTTCGCAGCAGCTGCTGGGCGGCTACGTCAACATCCCGCCGACACTCAAAAACGACCAGGGCACGCGCGTGCGCGTTCAGGTCGAACACGAGCTGGACTTCTCCGACTACTGCAAATCAGGCGACGGGGAGGAATGA
- a CDS encoding TrbG/VirB9 family P-type conjugative transfer protein: MKTIRHGMLAWLIGIACAFVGVNAQAAKNPRCVITDNRVCQLQFDPNQVYEITGVYGYATTIEFAPGEKILNKAIGDSIGWQVLKFRNHLVLKPVEPDARTNLTVTTSNHVYYFRLSSSKNPERATYAVRFIYPADGNDGWSDDSGGISDASYSQPRMVNKNYQVSGDENSFGLQRVFDDGQFTYFLTTIGKPKPSIYVVDRDGTEALAPMRREGPYLVIEQMADRFTLRDGDRTLCVSRSQQGTATQAQRSPWGGGN; encoded by the coding sequence ATGAAAACAATTCGCCACGGCATGCTGGCATGGTTAATTGGTATCGCGTGCGCCTTTGTGGGTGTGAATGCGCAAGCGGCCAAGAATCCGCGCTGCGTGATTACGGACAACCGGGTATGCCAGCTTCAGTTCGATCCGAATCAGGTCTACGAAATCACGGGCGTCTATGGTTACGCGACAACGATCGAATTCGCGCCAGGGGAAAAGATCCTCAACAAGGCGATCGGCGATTCAATCGGCTGGCAGGTCCTGAAGTTTCGCAATCATCTCGTGCTTAAGCCGGTCGAGCCGGATGCAAGAACCAATCTGACTGTCACGACCAGCAATCACGTCTATTACTTCCGGCTATCCAGTTCGAAGAATCCGGAACGAGCGACCTATGCGGTGCGCTTTATCTATCCGGCAGATGGAAACGATGGATGGAGCGACGATTCGGGCGGTATCTCCGACGCATCCTATTCGCAGCCGCGCATGGTCAACAAGAATTATCAGGTGTCGGGTGACGAAAATTCGTTCGGTCTGCAGCGCGTTTTTGACGACGGGCAGTTCACTTACTTTCTGACCACGATCGGCAAGCCCAAGCCGAGCATTTACGTCGTTGACCGGGACGGCACCGAGGCGCTTGCGCCCATGCGCAGGGAAGGGCCATACCTGGTGATCGAACAGATGGCTGACCGCTTTACGCTGCGCGATGGCGATCGCACCTTGTGTGTGAGCCGGTCGCAACAGGGTACGGCGACACAGGCGCAGCGCTCACCCTGGGGAGGCGGAAATTGA
- a CDS encoding phospholipase D family protein, giving the protein MIKLHRPLMSAVVTAALTVVGFPLLTYSSGAQAACVAPDGPAIDTGFSPEGPAERLVLKAICTARHSVHLSAYSFTSPAIVQALIDAHRRGVDVAVVADRKSNLVEDRSGKGRIALDLLSGAGVSVRTIDVYPIHHDKFMVIDDESVETGSFNYTTSAARYNSENAVVMWHVPVVAQAYQQHWQSRFNQGRPWSG; this is encoded by the coding sequence ATGATCAAACTCCATCGTCCTCTCATGTCTGCGGTCGTCACGGCGGCGCTGACGGTCGTTGGCTTTCCCCTTCTGACGTACTCGAGCGGTGCCCAGGCCGCATGCGTAGCCCCTGACGGTCCCGCGATTGACACGGGTTTTTCGCCGGAAGGTCCTGCCGAACGTCTCGTACTTAAAGCCATTTGCACGGCCCGGCACTCTGTCCACCTGTCGGCGTACAGCTTCACTTCGCCGGCGATCGTGCAGGCGCTGATCGACGCGCATCGGCGCGGCGTTGACGTAGCGGTCGTTGCCGATCGGAAGAGCAATCTGGTTGAGGATCGCAGCGGCAAAGGCCGCATCGCACTCGATCTGCTGTCGGGTGCGGGCGTCAGTGTCCGGACGATCGACGTGTATCCGATCCATCACGACAAATTCATGGTGATCGACGATGAATCGGTCGAGACCGGCAGCTTCAACTACACGACGTCGGCGGCCAGGTACAACAGCGAAAACGCTGTCGTGATGTGGCATGTGCCGGTGGTCGCACAGGCGTATCAACAGCACTGGCAAAGCCGATTTAACCAAGGGCGCCCCTGGTCCGGGTAG
- the virB11 gene encoding P-type DNA transfer ATPase VirB11, which yields MSIVPAFFNRTESIRPLFDDADVSEIAVNGPGIVWVSRRGKRFMERVDTPALSGSTLRDFAELVAHHSDQETDAKRPLLAASIPSELTGAGNRDFRIQVVQPPAVPPDTIAIAIRKPSTLDLTMQHYIDTGAFDRVNEPLPEAEDTARKLAMLYRDGDWPAFLRLAVQTKKNIVVSAPTFAGKTELINMLLKEISPHERIVTIQDALELRPPQQNVVHLVYSRGNQGTAQVTPVELMETSLRLSPDRVIPGELRGAEAYVALEMLNSGHGGWMTTLHATSPEHMFERLAQMVMRFGSTLQRAEIIDYARSLIDVVVQMHRYDDGVRGISKVLYVPH from the coding sequence ATGTCGATCGTGCCTGCATTCTTCAACCGCACCGAGTCCATCAGGCCGCTTTTCGATGACGCCGACGTTTCGGAGATCGCGGTGAATGGTCCAGGCATCGTCTGGGTGTCCAGGCGAGGTAAGCGCTTCATGGAGCGCGTGGACACGCCCGCACTTTCTGGAAGTACGTTGCGGGACTTTGCTGAACTGGTGGCGCATCACTCTGATCAGGAAACTGATGCTAAGCGCCCGCTGCTTGCGGCCTCGATCCCGTCGGAACTGACGGGAGCAGGCAATCGCGACTTCCGGATTCAGGTGGTCCAGCCGCCCGCAGTGCCGCCCGACACGATCGCGATCGCGATCCGCAAACCGTCGACGCTCGACCTGACGATGCAGCACTACATCGACACGGGGGCCTTTGATCGGGTCAATGAACCGTTGCCCGAAGCGGAGGACACGGCGAGGAAGCTGGCAATGCTGTACCGCGACGGGGACTGGCCGGCCTTCCTGCGGCTTGCGGTCCAGACCAAAAAGAACATTGTGGTGAGTGCTCCGACTTTCGCAGGCAAGACGGAGCTCATCAACATGCTCCTCAAGGAGATCTCGCCGCACGAACGGATCGTCACCATTCAGGATGCGCTCGAGCTACGGCCGCCGCAACAAAACGTTGTGCACCTGGTGTATTCGCGTGGCAATCAGGGCACGGCACAGGTAACGCCGGTTGAACTGATGGAAACGTCATTGCGGCTGTCGCCTGATCGTGTGATTCCGGGCGAACTGCGCGGTGCTGAAGCATACGTCGCGCTCGAAATGCTCAATTCCGGACACGGTGGGTGGATGACGACGCTGCACGCGACTAGCCCCGAGCACATGTTCGAACGGCTCGCGCAGATGGTCATGCGCTTCGGTTCGACCTTGCAGCGTGCCGAGATTATCGACTATGCCCGCAGTCTCATCGACGTCGTGGTGCAGATGCATCGTTATGACGATGGGGTGCGGGGAATCAGCAAGGTGCTCTATGTCCCGCATTAA
- a CDS encoding type IV secretion system protein — protein sequence MKGPFVAAIAVMAISTSAFATGVPVGDAGTWTALAAQLAQLKQEYDTLKQQYGAVTGSYGRGGQGLTDAIDASSIVPGSWQDVVSQQKSGIYGSRQATYEKVMNTMSPDDFADKGAGANYKMSTDSVRSALAGGESLYDEAQTHLQNFQSLSQQVDTTQNVKDAADLQNRMSAELGMAQSAQTKLQAINANLTANQLNESNQATAEREKFFSNVSK from the coding sequence AAAGGACCATTCGTAGCGGCCATCGCAGTGATGGCCATATCGACGTCAGCGTTCGCAACGGGCGTTCCGGTTGGCGATGCCGGGACCTGGACAGCGCTGGCCGCGCAACTCGCTCAGCTCAAGCAGGAATACGACACGCTCAAGCAGCAATACGGCGCGGTAACCGGGTCGTACGGGCGGGGTGGGCAGGGGCTGACCGATGCAATTGACGCGTCGTCCATTGTGCCGGGCAGCTGGCAGGACGTTGTATCGCAGCAGAAGAGCGGTATCTACGGCAGCCGACAGGCGACGTACGAAAAGGTGATGAACACGATGTCACCCGATGACTTCGCGGACAAGGGCGCGGGCGCGAACTACAAGATGAGTACCGACTCGGTTCGCTCGGCACTGGCCGGCGGAGAGTCGCTGTACGACGAGGCCCAAACCCACCTGCAGAACTTCCAAAGCCTTTCGCAGCAGGTCGACACGACCCAGAACGTAAAGGACGCCGCGGATCTGCAGAACCGCATGTCGGCCGAGCTGGGGATGGCCCAGTCCGCGCAAACGAAATTGCAGGCCATCAACGCGAATCTGACGGCGAACCAGCTCAACGAGAGTAACCAGGCCACCGCAGAGCGTGAGAAGTTTTTCAGCAACGTATCGAAGTGA
- a CDS encoding type IV secretion system protein: MVSAIFQKSSKVRQAAAPDAPPAESYEAIRLSRNRAYLLALVAWPIAGLALASMAYDKANQEYVPPVVLTLDRNNHVAKSEIGTPAVLSSKDAVIESELARYVTERYTLDRAFRQDHIDYVRLHSASDVADRFNHEMDAKNKDNPYYAIAETTVRRVKDQRIRILDRDDHKAEATFTTYNDGNGDNKTVYWHVLFRYDFVKQALTPQNRYINGTGFMVTGFEPNTEPGAPAPSGG, encoded by the coding sequence ATGGTGAGCGCGATTTTCCAGAAATCTTCCAAGGTTCGTCAGGCGGCAGCGCCTGACGCACCGCCAGCCGAATCCTATGAGGCGATTCGCTTATCCCGGAATCGCGCATATCTGCTCGCGTTGGTAGCGTGGCCGATCGCGGGCCTCGCACTGGCTTCAATGGCCTACGACAAGGCCAATCAGGAGTATGTGCCACCTGTGGTGCTGACTCTTGACAGAAACAACCACGTCGCAAAAAGCGAGATCGGCACACCTGCGGTGCTCAGCTCGAAGGATGCCGTGATCGAGAGCGAACTTGCCCGTTACGTGACTGAACGCTACACGCTGGATCGCGCGTTTCGCCAGGACCATATTGATTACGTCAGGCTGCATTCAGCATCGGACGTGGCAGACCGCTTCAATCACGAGATGGACGCGAAGAACAAGGACAACCCGTACTACGCGATCGCAGAGACGACGGTTCGTCGCGTGAAGGATCAGCGCATCCGCATTCTCGACCGTGACGACCACAAGGCCGAAGCAACCTTCACGACCTACAACGACGGCAACGGCGACAACAAGACGGTGTACTGGCATGTGCTGTTCCGCTACGACTTCGTGAAGCAGGCGCTAACGCCGCAGAACCGCTACATCAACGGTACGGGTTTCATGGTGACCGGCTTCGAGCCAAACACAGAGCCGGGTGCGCCGGCCCCATCTGGAGGTTGA
- a CDS encoding type IV secretion system protein: MADPVDQFIQTLFDSIPSRTEAFLSTNYPVLGHAVTQPVLYLAMIWVAVKVIRVHSGRDPADVWPLVRMLLTIMFVFAALNWGGLAGQIFHSFQELRDDTVNALMGGQSMTQYLENAYNKFSDASGQMMKQSMLKIGIVLLGLVLQMVNTAMVLVALVLKVGSDMGFAVTMLLFPLFVPTLMWNSTRGFGMSWFAAMAKFALVGILLGVIVKFSFDITDQFVSKMDPNAMTANDAFSAIILAGAITLFMAFTIRPLASALTSSGAAGSGMADMIGGFMMSQIMSKFSGGGRGGAGANPGAATALNSISNTQTAHGNQLARIERALSSGGATSPSSMSSPSGAGQPGGPGGTAPSSGTSDGGQW; this comes from the coding sequence ATGGCTGATCCGGTAGATCAATTCATCCAGACATTGTTCGACAGCATCCCGTCGCGAACGGAAGCGTTTCTGTCGACCAATTACCCGGTGCTGGGGCACGCAGTCACGCAACCGGTGCTCTACCTCGCGATGATCTGGGTGGCAGTGAAGGTAATCCGGGTTCATTCCGGGCGAGATCCTGCGGACGTGTGGCCTCTCGTGAGAATGCTTTTGACGATCATGTTCGTGTTCGCGGCATTGAACTGGGGCGGGCTTGCCGGACAGATTTTTCATTCATTCCAGGAACTGCGCGACGACACCGTAAATGCGTTGATGGGCGGGCAGTCCATGACGCAATACCTGGAGAACGCCTACAACAAGTTTTCCGATGCATCTGGCCAGATGATGAAGCAGTCGATGCTCAAGATCGGCATCGTGCTTCTTGGGCTCGTGTTGCAGATGGTCAATACAGCGATGGTCCTGGTCGCGCTTGTTCTGAAGGTCGGTTCTGACATGGGCTTTGCAGTCACGATGCTGCTCTTTCCGCTGTTCGTGCCGACGTTGATGTGGAACAGCACGCGTGGATTCGGCATGAGCTGGTTTGCGGCGATGGCGAAGTTTGCACTGGTCGGCATCCTGCTGGGCGTCATTGTGAAATTCAGCTTCGATATCACTGACCAGTTTGTATCGAAGATGGACCCCAACGCAATGACGGCGAACGATGCCTTTTCTGCAATCATCCTTGCAGGCGCCATCACACTTTTCATGGCCTTTACCATTCGCCCGCTGGCGTCCGCGCTGACATCGAGTGGTGCCGCCGGCAGCGGCATGGCGGACATGATCGGCGGCTTCATGATGTCCCAGATCATGTCGAAGTTTTCCGGCGGTGGGCGAGGCGGCGCCGGCGCAAATCCGGGCGCGGCGACTGCGCTGAACAGTATCAGCAACACCCAAACTGCTCACGGTAATCAGCTTGCCCGGATCGAGCGGGCGCTTTCCTCGGGCGGCGCTACGAGCCCTTCAAGCATGTCGAGCCCATCGGGTGCCGGTCAACCGGGCGGCCCTGGCGGCACAGCGCCGTCGAGCGGCACATCTGATGGAGGTCAATGGTGA